The nucleotide sequence ATATTTAACTTGTCAATTCATATCATACTGTAATATTTTCAAGAATTCTGTTTATAATCTCATAAAAAAATTGACACTCTCTTCTATAATATTTATAATATATGTATATTTTGAAATTAAACTAAAAAACTTAAATATATAAAGGAGAAAACTATGGATAAACTCGCTATTGACCATGAATATGTCAGCAAAAGAATTATAGAATTCATGAGAAGAGAAGTAAGAAATTCAGGATTCGAGAAGGTAATTCTTGGTCTGTCAGGGGGAATTGACTCCAGCCTTGTTGCTTTTCTTGCAAAAGAAGCCTTTGGAAAGAAAAACGTACACGGAGTTATTATGCCTTACAGGACTTCCAGCCCTAAAAGCGAGGAAGACGCCTTGAAAGTAGCCGAAGCAGCTAAAATAAGCTGGGAAAAAGTAGAAATCACTAATATGGTAGACTCATATTTCAGTTTTTTTCCTGATGCAAGCCCGCTTAGAAAAGGAAACAGAATGGCACGTGAAAGAATGTGTATTCTGTATGACTTATCTGCAAGAGACCGTTCGCTGGTAATGGGAACAGGGAATAAAACAGAGATGTATCTCGGATATTCTACACAATACGGAGATGCTGCCTGTGCATTACTGCCAATTGCAGATCTTTATAAGACACAAGTTTGGAGCCTGTCTGAATATCTTGGTGTCCCTAAAGAAGTTATAGACAAAAAGCCAAGTGCCGACCTGTGGGAAGGGCAGACTGATGAAGGCGAACTGGGATTTTCATACCGTGATGCAGATAATATTCTATTTGAACTAATTGACAGAAAAAAGGATAGAAATGAGA is from Sebaldella sp. S0638 and encodes:
- a CDS encoding NAD+ synthase — protein: MDKLAIDHEYVSKRIIEFMRREVRNSGFEKVILGLSGGIDSSLVAFLAKEAFGKKNVHGVIMPYRTSSPKSEEDALKVAEAAKISWEKVEITNMVDSYFSFFPDASPLRKGNRMARERMCILYDLSARDRSLVMGTGNKTEMYLGYSTQYGDAACALLPIADLYKTQVWSLSEYLGVPKEVIDKKPSADLWEGQTDEGELGFSYRDADNILFELIDRKKDRNEIITSGFKSETVDSIIEKIKNSEFKRRMPKIAYIHDKVK